In Rhododendron vialii isolate Sample 1 chromosome 9a, ASM3025357v1, the following are encoded in one genomic region:
- the LOC131299716 gene encoding uncharacterized protein LOC131299716, translating into MVRPRRNTRSTNEGPTVGGRGRATPTVRGRGQATPLARGRGRANPIGRGRGSAEAEIFDDAAETENDANLADPAADPTDPITEIIANSGTPTGSIDPITAVQAFQTFMGLFAGHQAQVAPATASSSLTLDKGNTFDRFLKTNPPYFMGTDKPSDAEAWLLQMEKIFDVLGCSEAQKVSFAAYKLQGGAEHWWRSAKQHYKDKQNELVWSNFKKDFEEKYIPPAVKDQMRTEFLALRQGNMSVAEYQQKFDELSRYAGVLVEKETDKVWHFQRGLRFDIHGRVSLLDVNTLPKLVTKALTAENDLKEEKMSEERQFKRSREWWQLGQSSEGSNSNKRTCTPTQSKGDRSERIEWLCNRCGKSHYGYSCDGSPKLCYNCGQPGHVAAHCKGKEDGGNDIDASKGQGAIGFIVLLEISWFN; encoded by the exons ATGGTTCGTCCACGTCGTAATACTAGGTCGACAAATGAGGGCCCTACAGTTGGTGGCCGAGGTCGGGCCACTCCTACAGTTCGCGGCCGTGGTCAGGCCACTCCTTTAGCACGTGGTCGTGGCCGCGCCAACCCAATAG GTCGTGGCCGAGGTAGTGCTGAGGCTGAAATTTTTGATGATGCAGCTGAAACAGAAAATGATGCTAATCTTGCCGACCCCGCTGCGGATCCAACTGATCCAATTACAGAAATTATTGCAAATTCTGGTACACCCACAGGTTCTATTGACCCGATAACTGCTGTTCAGGCCTTTCAGACTTTTATGGGATTATTTGCAGGGCATCAGGCCCAAGTGGCACCAGCAACTGCATCAAGTTCTCTGACATTGGACAAAGGCAATACTTTTGATAGATTTCTGAAGACTAATCCACCGTATTTTATGGGGACTGATAAGCCATCGGATGCTGAGGCCTGGCTATTGCAAATGGAAAAGATCTTTGATGTGTTAGGTTGTTCTGAGGCTCAAAAGGTGTCTTTTGCTGCATATAAGCTGCAGGGGGGAGCTGAGCATTGGTGGCGGTCAGCAAAGCAGCATTACAAAGATAAGCAAAATGAATTAGTATGGAGCAATTTCAAAAAGGATTTTGAGGAGAAGTACATCCCACCAGCAGTTAAAGACCAAATGCGAACTGAGTTTTTAGCTTTAAGGCAGGGAAATATGTCAGTGGCGGAGTATCAGCAGAAGTTTGATGAATTGTCAAGGTATGCAGGAGTTTTGGTGGAAAAAGAAACAGATAAGGTGTGGCATTTTCAAAGGGGCCTTCGGTTCGATATTCATGGGAGAGTTTCTTTACTTGACGTTAATACACTACCTAAACTTGTGACTAAAGCATTGACAGCAGAGAATGATTTGAAAGAGGAGAAGATGAGTGAGGAGCGTCAGTTTAAGAGATCTAGAGAATGGTGGCAATTAGGACAGAGCAGTGAGGGTAGTAACTCTAACAAGAGGACTTGTACGCCTACGCAGTCAAAGGGTGATAGGAGTGAGCGGATTGAGTGGTTATGCAATCGTTGTGGGAAATCTCATTATGGTTATAGTTGTGATGGCTCGCCTAAGTTATGTTACAATTGTGGACAACCTGGACATGTAGCTGCTCATTGTAAGGGAAAAGAAGATGGAGGAAATGATATTGATGCGTCTAAGGGGCAAGGTGCAATTGGTTTTATCGTATTACTAGAAATATCATGGTTTAATTAA
- the LOC131301617 gene encoding putative clathrin assembly protein At1g25240 — MSKNKTVLGGKRELKNRGNMGRLWKRASGALKDRNSILAASLARKTAHRHPGVELSVIKATSHDDTKVDYDAARVVFRFICSSPVCFRAFLWALSHRMERTRSWAVALKGVILMHGALGCDSKAVRTIGRLPFDLSNFSDGHGNPKKMWGFNDFVRAYYAFVDQKSALMSVYLQERKAQSKYAIAESKTESSMLQPLIWLQRLQGLLDLLLQIQPQTQGMNEAVLILEAMDCVIIDVYGIYSKICNGIAKVLLNICSAGRTEASMALQILHKSREQGEELSMFIERCKELKVANALQCPRVEQVTERDFREVERMVSGVSEADTDCSVFETGKAVVAVREDRVADREGDSKRMKTVITNDWEVFEEDLIKFSGEIGSGDMGRRRRRNGGEEEDPFAASLVPIPYQAYVKNQEVPDLISFL, encoded by the exons ATGTCGAAAAACAAAACAGTGCTCGGGGGCAAAAGAGAATTGAAAAACAGAGGAAACATGGGGAGGCTCTGGAAAAGGGCGTCCGGGGCGCTGAAAGACCGCAACAGCATCCTGGCAGCGAGCCTAGCGCGGAAGACGGCGCACCGCCACCCCGGGGTTGAGTTGTCGGTGATCAAGGCCACCAGCCACGACGACACAAAAGTCGATTACGACGCAGCCAGGGTGGTGTTCAGGTTTATCTGCTCGTCTCCCGTGTGCTTCCGGGCCTTCCTGTGGGCCCTCTCCCACCGAATGGAGAGGACCCGCAGCTGGGCCGTGGCGCTCAAGGGAGTCATTTTAATGCATGGTGCCTTGGGTTGCGATTCTAAGGCGGTGAGGACGATCGGACGGTTGCCGTTCGACCTGTCGAATTTCAGCGACGGACACGGAAACCCAAAGAAGATGTGGGGATTCAATGACTTTGTTCGGGCTTATTACGCTTTTGTGGACCAGAAATCTGCCCTTATGTCTGTCTATCTTCAG GAACGAAAGGCACAATCAAAATACGCCATAGCAGAATCCAAAACGGAAAGCTCCATGTTGCAACCACTCATTTGGCTCCAAAGACTGCAGGGATTGCTCGACCTGTTGCTTCAAATCCAACCCCAAACCCAAGGCATGAACGAAGCTGTTCTCATTCTAGAAGCCATGGACTGTGTCATAATCGACGTCTACGGAATCTACAGCAAAATCTGCAACGGCATCGCCAAAGTTCTACTGAACATTTGTTCCGCGGGGAGAACCGAGGCCTCAATGGCACTCCAAATCCTGCACAAGTCGAGAGAGCAGGGCGAAGAGCTCTCGATGTTTATCGAGCGCTGCAAGGAGCTGAAGGTCGCGAACGCTTTGCAGTGCCCGAGAGTGGAGCAAGTCACCGAGAGAGACTTCCGGGAGGTCGAGCGGATGGTAAGTGGAGTGTCTGAGGCGGATACGGATTGTTCTGTTTTCGAAACGGGTAAGGCGGTTGTTGCAGTGAGGGAGGACCGGGTGGCGGACAGAGAGGGGGATTCGAAGCGGATGAAGACGGTGATTACCAATGATTGGGAGGTGTTTGAGGAAGATTTGATCAAGTTTAGTGGAGAGATTGGAAGTGGTGAtatgggaagaagaagaagaagaaatggtgGTGAAGAAGAAGATCCTTTTGCAGCCTCTTTGGTTCCAATTCCTTACCAAGCATATGTGAAAAATCAAGAAGTTCCTGATTTAATTAGCTTCTTATAG
- the LOC131299717 gene encoding uncharacterized protein LOC131299717 → MSDWWYCICDRICLAHLPSSTLGLGLSYCWWIWKTRNDLVFNGTSWPAEAVNGKAQEDFFEFLEANIKPSPTQVASSNPETLVWRRPKEGMIKINVDAAVSKATSTIGTGAIARNANGSILGIFIKSYEGLTSPRLAEAMTIRSGMNLGVALNVGCVLIESDAESIVRSCYMSKDPLSDIAVLVQDCLALKDLFQLCEFNFVKRDCNRAAHAYAKKAFSCSLSGLWTTTLPLWGSSLSDV, encoded by the coding sequence ATGTCTGACTGGTGGTATTGTATTTGTGATCGTATCTGTTTAGCTCATCTCCCCTCTTCAACATTGGGTCTCGGCCTTTCATATTGCTGGTGGATCTGGAAAACTCGAAACGATTTGGTGTTTAATGGTACAAGTTGGCCTGCGGAGGCAGTTAATGGAAAGGCACAAGaagatttttttgagtttctagaGGCTAATATCAAGCCTTCCCCTACTCAAGTGGCTTCTTCAAATCCTGAGACTTTGGTTTGGAGGAGACCCAAGGAAGGCATGATAAAAATTAATGTTGATGCAGCGGTATCAAAGGCAACGAGCACTATTGGAACAGGAGCAATTGCTCGGAATGCGAACGGCTCCATTTTGGGAATCTTTATTAAGTCATATGAAGGTCTCACCTCACCTCGGCTTGCGGAGGCTATGACAATTAGAAGTGGAATGAATTTGGGTGTTGCTCTGAATGTAGGATGTGTTCTTATTGAATCGGATGCGGAATCGATTGTCCGAAGCTGTTACATGTCAAAAGATCCACTCTCTGATATTGCAGTTTTGGTACAAGATTGTTTAGCATTGAAGGATTTGTTTCAGTTGTGTGAATTTAACTTTGTCAAACGTGATTGTAATAGGGCTGCACATGCTTATGCAAAGAAAGCCTTTTCTTGTAGTTTGTCCGGTCTGTGGACAACTACCTTGCCTCTATGGGgttcctctctctctgatgTTTAG
- the LOC131299718 gene encoding uncharacterized mitochondrial protein AtMg00810-like — protein sequence MDLSIAIVILLFIHKTPSVITILLVYVDAIILIGNSNEHIQQLVSHMHLAFSMKELGTLSYFLGISVQPCAKGYFLSQAKYAKEILHKAGLSECKPCCSPSVVKASISSSDSSAPFAFPALFRSIVGALQYLTITRLDTFSVNQACQYMHAPTVADFAPVKRLLRDLKGTLDHGLGYQPSSFALNAFPNSDWACNCHDCKSSSGYCVFLELSWLQMVLHDLHIFVPSTPVLWCDNTSAIALATNPVFHARSKHIEVDCHYVRDRVSAKAVTLQYVLTFDQLADVFTKPLPISRFLYLKGKLLAVPPPIRLRGDDKSNENTGPPKPQPQQNIAHLTIVSENTILNLFTVNATHVPPTPSNTRSRHAAAGHHPILVE from the exons ATGGATTTGTCAATAGCCATTGTGATTCTTCTATTTATCCATAAAACTCCATCTGTTATTACCATTCTTCTAGTATATGTGGATGCTATCATATTAATAGGCAATTCAAATGAACATATCCAACAGCTTGTCTCTCACATGCACTTAGCTTTCTCTATGAAAGAGCTTGGTACACTATCCTATTTTCTAGGCATATCTGTTCAGCCTTGTGCCAAAGGTTATTTTTTGTCTCAAGCTAAGTATGCCAAGGAGATTCTCCATAAAGCTGGTCTTTCTGAATGTAAACCCTGTTGTTCTCCATCTGTGGTCAAGGCATCCATTTCTTCTTCTGATTCTTCTGCTCCTTTTGCTTTTCCTGCTCTCTTTCGTAGCATTGTGGGAGCACTTCAATATCTCACTATTACTCGCCTTGACACTTTCTCTGTTAATCAAGCGTGTCAATATATGCATGCCCCTACAGTTGCAGATTTTGCTCCAGTCAAGAGATTGCTCCGAGATCTTAAGGGCACTTTAGATCATGGATTGGGTTATCAACCTTCTTCTTTTGCTCTCAATGCTTTCCCTAACTCTGATTGGGCTTGTAACTGTCATGATTGCAAGTCTTCTTCTGGATACTGTGTTTTCCTTG AACTGAGCTGGTTGCAAATGGTGCTTCATGATTTGCATATTTTCGTTCCTAGCACTCCTGTTTTGTGGTGTGATAATACTTCAGCAATTGCTCTAGCCACTAATCCTGTTTTTCATGCAAGATCCAAACACATCGAGGTGGATTGTCATTATGTTCGTGATAGAGTTTCTGCTAAGGCTGTTACTCTGCAATATGTTCTAACTTTTGATCAACTGGCTGATGTTTTTACTAAACCATTACCTATTTCAAGGTTTCTTTATTTGAAGGGCAAACTTTTGGCCGTTCCGCCTCCCATTCGTTTGAGGGGGGATGATAAGAGTAATGAGAACACGGGTCCACCTAAGCCACAACCACAACAGAACATAGCTCACCTCACCATAGTTAG TGAGAATACGATTCTGAATCTCTTCACCGTCAATGCCACCCACGTACCACCAACTCCGAGCAACACCAGATCCCGCCATGCTGCAGCTGGACACCACCCAATCCTCGTCGAATGA